From Aegilops tauschii subsp. strangulata cultivar AL8/78 chromosome 5, Aet v6.0, whole genome shotgun sequence:
TCCGTCGCCTTGTAATCATGGTGATGTGGAAAGGCCGGGCCACGCGATATGATAGGCTGAGATACCAGCTAAGCTAAGCTGAGCTAGCCAGCAGTCTCCATCAGCATATGCCGTGAGTGACTGGCCGCCATTTGTCTACAAGCTAATTAATCTAAGCTTACTTGGGTGCTAAGCTGCGACCGAGGTTTCTACCTATAGCCTCGTCGATGTCTCTCCAAATAGCAACAAGAATCCTTGGCATGTTCCGTCGATTATACTCCCTACTTAATTAGTAGTACTACCATACACATGAACTCACACGTCGTCTAATAAAGATCAGAGTCGTCATAGGTGTCACTAACTTCTTCTCCTACTGTCCCTCAAAAAGAAAAACTTCTTCTCCTACTCAAAATGAGGCCTCCTTTGATTTAAAGGATTTTTCactggaaaaacataggaatGCTCATTCCATTGGAAGTGCTACTGTAGTGCCGTTTGATTTACAGGAAACAACTCGTAGGAATACTGTTGCAATCCAGAGAAACTCTGTTTGTCTCCTCTGATTTTGCAGGAACTGGAGCATTGAGTCGGACCTCTTTTTTACACGATGTCCAAGGCAATAGAGAGTTAATTCCTCTCGTGAGCCAACCCATGTCTTCTATGGACGCAGTCCATTGAAGAAGGCACGTGCAACTGCAGAACTTGTGTCAGTTAGGTGCATGGCTTGTGTCTAGGCTAGTTTGCAGCAGTGCATGGTTTTTCTGCTAGTAATCCATTCCTACGTTTTCCGTTCCTGTGTTTCAAACATGCATCTGTTCCCTATTCCACTACTTTTCCTCTGCTTTTCATTCCTCTGTTTTACATGTGTCTTCTACGATTTTCATGTGTTTTTTCTGTTCCAGTGTTTTTACAATCttgtgaatcaaagaggccctgaGTATTTTTTTTAGGGTATGGACAATGATTAATTTTATCCTATCGCTGTAACTGGGCCTGCCCACCCCCGAAAAAAAACTTGGCCTGCCCAATCAATTTTACCTGGGCCTTGCATGCCTAAGCCTCACAGCCCACACTCCAGTACGATCTTTAAGTTCCTCAAGACGGCCCAATCAGAGCCGCATTCCGCAGCCCTTTCCTCCCGCCCGCGGCGCGCGCCCAAAAGCTTCCCAATTCCCACTCTCCGTCGCCATTCCCCTTCTACTACCCCGTCCCGTGGATCTTAGGGTTCCGACGacctccccgcgccgccggccgccaCCTAGCGCCCGCCGCCATGTCCCAGCCAACCACCCCTCGCCGCACCACCCGCGGCGCCGCCTTCGCTCCCGATTCGCCGGCCTCCCCTCCCAAATCCAGGCCCAAATCCTCGCACAGGCGCCAACTCCTCGCGGCGGCCGCCGGGCCCAACGATGGCGAACCCCTCGACGCGCTCCTCGAGGCGCTGCCGGGCCGCCGCGCGCAGGCGACCGACCTCCTCCGGCTCCTCGCGCCCGCCCCCGCGCTCCCCGTCCTGCTCCACGGCGGCGCCGCCACCGGCAAGACGCGCGCGCTCCTCCTCGCGCTGCGCCACCTCCGCCCCAGCCCGCGCCTCGTCTACGCCGCGCTCCGctccctcccctcccctcgcGCGCTCTTCGCCTCCATCCTCTCCCAGCTCAACGCGCTGTCGTCCTCGAGCTCCTCGCGGCAGCGCGTCCCTGACAAGCCATCCGACTTCATCGCCGCGCTCCGCGACGCCCTCGCTGGCGTTGTTGCCCAGGGCGAGTTTGTTTATCTGGTGTTCGACAACCTGGAGGTTTCTAGGGGCTGGGACAAGGGCGGGCAGCTTCTttccctcctcctccgcctccacGATCTCCTCCGGTTACCGCAGGTCGTGCTCGTGTACGTGAGCAGCGCAACGCCTGACGCCTACTACACCATGACTGGCTCTGTTGAGCCGAATCATGTTTACTTCCCGGATTACACGGTGGATGAGGCCCGCGACATCCTGATGCGGGGCCAATCCAATCCGAAGCTGTACTCATCGTTCCTGGGGTAATGCACTTCCTCCTTCCTCTGTGTCAGTTTAGTCCTGTTTCTAATGGACTGTGGCGTATTTCGCATCATGAGCAGCATACTCAATGAAGTTTTTTCTTTTGTTATTCTGATGCTTTGGGCAGTGTGGTGCTGAAGCCATTATTCCGGGTGACAAGGAGGGTTGATGAGCTGGCAGCACTGCTGG
This genomic window contains:
- the LOC109779892 gene encoding origin of replication complex subunit 5, whose protein sequence is MSQPTTPRRTTRGAAFAPDSPASPPKSRPKSSHRRQLLAAAAGPNDGEPLDALLEALPGRRAQATDLLRLLAPAPALPVLLHGGAATGKTRALLLALRHLRPSPRLVYAALRSLPSPRALFASILSQLNALSSSSSSRQRVPDKPSDFIAALRDALAGVVAQGEFVYLVFDNLEVSRGWDKGGQLLSLLLRLHDLLRLPQVVLVYVSSATPDAYYTMTGSVEPNHVYFPDYTVDEARDILMRGQSNPKLYSSFLGVVLKPLFRVTRRVDELAALLEPLFRRYCEPLGDLQAVPDEGMRRRLFEHLQPHLAVALNETFSVPMRASVEKCKDDSSGGKASVKRQFGGRDGLSSELEFHMSVSAKYLLLSAFLASRNPATLDAALFDSTGGSDTRNRKRKSSQASIDRKDTMAEEILMKGPGTFPLERLLAIFQCITSVSEDVLDEVECPDSMMAGSGTNALMSDVLLQLSTLCNSNFLSKSRSCPLEGSARYRSNIDEDLALKVARSVGFPLSKYMYRR